The Paenibacillus sp. YPG26 genome includes a window with the following:
- the rnmV gene encoding ribonuclease M5: MIKEVIVVEGRDDTVAVKRAVEADTIETGGSAIGPAVIRKIKLAQERRGVIILTDPDHAGERIRKIVAAKVPGCKHAFLTEAEATYRGDIGVENASPETIREALSRVRSEYTGDETLIEFSDLIEAGLIVHPNAAARRHFMGELLGIGYCNGKQFFKRLRIFQISREEFAAALHQLENKGV; this comes from the coding sequence ATGATCAAGGAGGTCATTGTAGTAGAAGGCCGGGACGATACGGTTGCCGTCAAGAGAGCGGTAGAGGCCGATACGATTGAGACTGGCGGGTCAGCCATTGGTCCGGCTGTCATTAGAAAGATCAAGCTCGCACAAGAGCGCAGGGGTGTTATTATTCTAACAGACCCGGATCATGCCGGAGAGCGGATCCGCAAGATTGTGGCTGCGAAGGTGCCCGGATGCAAGCATGCCTTCCTGACAGAGGCGGAGGCGACCTACCGGGGAGATATCGGGGTGGAGAACGCCTCACCTGAGACGATCCGTGAGGCGCTGTCCCGGGTACGCAGTGAGTATACGGGAGATGAGACGCTTATTGAATTCAGTGACCTCATTGAGGCGGGGTTAATTGTGCATCCTAATGCTGCCGCAAGACGCCACTTCATGGGTGAGCTGCTGGGAATAGGTTACTGTAACGGGAAGCAGTTCTTTAAGCGCCTGCGTATCTTTCAGATCAGCAGGGAGGAATTCGCTGCAGCCCTTCATCAATTAGAGAACAAAGGAGTATAA
- the rsmA gene encoding 16S rRNA (adenine(1518)-N(6)/adenine(1519)-N(6))-dimethyltransferase RsmA translates to MSRMEEISTPKRTKEIIQRHGFSFKKSLGQNFLIDQNILSKIVGAAELDETKGALEIGPGIGALTQKLAEAAGRVTAVEIDQRLIPILKEVLEPYSNIKVVHGDVLKLDLRTLIEAEYKDQTGLSVVANLPYYVTTPIIMKLLEEHLPLENIVVMIQKEVAERMAAAPGGKEYGSLSIAVQYYCEPELVCIVPHTVFIPQPNVDSAVIRLKVRKEPPVLVDNEKFFFEVVQASFAQRRKTIANNLKTRFFAKEGREELERLLQEAEIIPSRRAETLSLDEFGRLSNVLLRAGLS, encoded by the coding sequence ATGAGCAGGATGGAAGAGATATCAACCCCGAAGCGGACGAAGGAAATTATTCAGCGGCACGGATTCTCATTCAAGAAGAGTCTGGGTCAGAACTTTCTTATCGATCAGAATATCCTGTCCAAAATTGTGGGAGCTGCTGAGCTGGACGAGACCAAGGGAGCGCTTGAGATCGGTCCGGGTATTGGCGCACTGACGCAGAAGCTGGCTGAAGCTGCAGGCAGGGTCACGGCCGTAGAGATCGATCAGAGGCTTATTCCGATTCTGAAGGAAGTGCTTGAGCCTTACTCGAATATCAAAGTTGTGCATGGGGATGTTCTGAAGCTGGACCTCCGGACCTTAATCGAGGCGGAGTATAAAGATCAGACCGGGCTCAGTGTAGTGGCCAACCTCCCTTACTATGTAACGACACCGATAATTATGAAGCTGCTGGAAGAGCATCTGCCGCTTGAGAACATTGTTGTGATGATTCAGAAGGAAGTGGCAGAGCGTATGGCTGCAGCTCCAGGGGGCAAGGAATATGGAAGCCTTAGTATTGCGGTTCAGTACTATTGTGAGCCTGAGCTGGTCTGTATCGTTCCGCACACCGTCTTTATCCCGCAGCCGAATGTGGATTCAGCGGTCATCCGTCTGAAGGTCCGCAAGGAGCCTCCGGTTCTGGTGGATAACGAGAAATTCTTTTTTGAAGTCGTCCAAGCCTCTTTTGCGCAGCGGAGAAAGACGATTGCCAATAACCTCAAGACCCGTTTCTTCGCAAAAGAAGGCCGTGAGGAGCTGGAGAGACTGCTGCAGGAAGCAGAGATTATTCCGTCAAGACGGGCGGAGACGTTAAGCCTCGATGAATTTGGAAGGCTTAGCAACGTGCTGCTCCGGGCTGGACTGAGCTAG
- the yabG gene encoding sporulation peptidase YabG, with amino-acid sequence MSLEVMDLTNLGDLVVRKSYGGDVTFRVESMTRSQAIIKGTEFRLLADAPLTDLVRVDRPVPSEKSQRARVKATESLERLQKDRKDQDERNQAELMQELHSLSGPAYFEVPGKVLHLDGDPAYLKKSLDLYERLRVPADGYYVQEPAMADALRSLLPRLRPDILVITGHDGVLKSLINHDLYNLNSYKNSRSFVEAVQVARQYERGFDSLTIVAGACQSHFEALLQAGANFASSPARILIHALDPVYVAAKASFTPIRSTIHITDVLNHTISGLQGVGGIETRGSYRVGLPRFRDLSTLKVVPSAN; translated from the coding sequence ATGAGTCTAGAGGTGATGGACTTGACGAATCTGGGAGACTTGGTTGTACGTAAATCTTACGGAGGAGATGTTACCTTCCGTGTGGAATCCATGACACGCAGCCAAGCAATCATTAAAGGAACTGAATTCCGATTATTGGCGGATGCCCCGCTTACGGATTTGGTTAGAGTGGATCGCCCGGTACCCTCCGAGAAGTCCCAGCGGGCCAGAGTGAAGGCCACGGAATCGCTGGAGCGGCTGCAGAAGGACCGGAAGGACCAGGATGAGCGGAATCAGGCGGAGCTGATGCAGGAGCTGCATTCGCTAAGTGGGCCAGCTTACTTCGAGGTGCCAGGGAAGGTGCTTCATCTGGACGGGGACCCGGCTTATCTGAAGAAAAGCCTGGATCTCTATGAGAGGCTGCGTGTACCTGCAGATGGTTACTATGTCCAGGAGCCCGCGATGGCGGATGCGCTGCGGAGTCTGCTGCCCCGGCTGCGGCCCGATATCCTGGTCATTACGGGACATGATGGGGTTCTCAAGAGCCTGATTAACCATGACTTGTACAACCTGAACAGCTACAAGAACTCGCGGAGCTTCGTAGAGGCTGTTCAGGTGGCTCGTCAGTATGAGCGCGGCTTTGATTCTCTGACGATTGTCGCGGGGGCCTGTCAGTCTCACTTTGAGGCGCTGCTGCAGGCGGGAGCCAACTTCGCAAGCTCGCCGGCCCGCATTCTCATTCATGCGCTGGACCCGGTGTATGTGGCTGCTAAGGCTTCTTTTACACCGATTCGAAGTACAATTCATATTACAGATGTGCTTAATCATACAATCAGCGGTCTTCAGGGTGTAGGGGGAATCGAAACCCGGGGCAGCTATCGCGTAGGTCTGCCAAGATTTCGGGATCTCTCGACATTAAAAGTGGTCCCCTCAGCCAACTAA
- a CDS encoding Veg family protein: protein MAKNALSEIKNNLEAHVGQKILLRANGGRRKTVERTGVLEETYPSVFIVKLDQEQQTFKRVSYSYADILTESVEVTICDDNADSELRISYMKP, encoded by the coding sequence ATGGCGAAAAATGCGCTGTCGGAAATTAAGAACAATCTCGAAGCTCACGTTGGACAGAAGATTCTGCTGCGTGCGAACGGGGGTCGCCGTAAGACCGTTGAACGCACGGGTGTTCTAGAGGAGACCTATCCCTCTGTCTTTATTGTCAAGCTCGATCAAGAGCAGCAGACATTCAAGCGTGTATCCTACAGTTATGCCGATATACTAACCGAATCCGTTGAAGTAACGATCTGTGATGATAACGCAGACAGCGAGCTGAGGATTTCGTATATGAAACCCTAG
- a CDS encoding small, acid-soluble spore protein, alpha/beta type → MSRRRRSVMSEDLKVELAKDLGFYDTVQKEGWGGIKAKDAGNMIKRAIQLAEQSASRNS, encoded by the coding sequence ATGTCGCGCAGAAGACGCAGTGTCATGTCGGAAGACCTGAAAGTGGAGCTTGCCAAGGATCTGGGCTTCTACGATACCGTACAAAAAGAGGGATGGGGCGGAATTAAGGCCAAGGACGCAGGAAATATGATCAAAAGGGCTATACAACTCGCGGAACAGTCCGCATCCCGCAATTCCTGA
- the ispE gene encoding 4-(cytidine 5'-diphospho)-2-C-methyl-D-erythritol kinase, producing the protein MKIYEKAPAKINLMLDVLHKRPDGYHEVEMIMTMVDLADRLEMKELPRDTIIISSQAGYIPLDEKNLAFQAAKLIKERYHVTKGVYIHLDKKIPVAAGLAGGSSDAAATLRGLNRLWNLNIPLEELQVLGAELGSDVPFCVTGGTALATGRGERLTPLPCPPQCWVILAKLPINVSTAEVYGRLRSEKIERHPSARRMQAAIEQGSFPGVCSELGNVLEDVTLQMHPEVAQLRETMIRLGADGVLMSGSGPTVFGLVSKESKVARIYNGLRGFCKEVYAVRLLT; encoded by the coding sequence TTGAAGATTTACGAGAAAGCTCCAGCCAAAATCAATCTGATGCTGGATGTTCTACATAAACGCCCTGACGGCTATCACGAAGTGGAAATGATTATGACCATGGTCGACTTGGCTGACCGCCTGGAGATGAAGGAGCTGCCCAGAGACACAATTATTATCTCCAGCCAGGCGGGTTACATCCCGCTTGATGAGAAGAATCTGGCGTTCCAGGCGGCCAAACTCATCAAAGAGCGGTATCATGTAACCAAAGGAGTCTACATTCATCTGGATAAAAAGATACCTGTAGCTGCTGGTCTTGCCGGGGGCAGCAGCGATGCGGCCGCTACGCTTAGAGGACTGAACCGCTTGTGGAATCTGAACATCCCGCTGGAAGAGCTGCAGGTCCTTGGGGCCGAGCTTGGCTCTGACGTTCCCTTCTGCGTAACTGGGGGGACTGCACTGGCTACAGGCCGCGGAGAGCGGCTAACCCCGCTTCCGTGTCCCCCGCAGTGCTGGGTGATTCTCGCCAAGCTGCCGATTAATGTGTCCACCGCCGAGGTGTATGGACGCCTGCGGAGCGAGAAGATCGAGAGGCACCCTTCGGCCCGGCGGATGCAGGCGGCCATTGAGCAGGGATCCTTCCCTGGGGTATGCAGCGAGCTTGGCAATGTGCTTGAGGACGTTACGCTGCAGATGCACCCGGAGGTTGCCCAGCTCAGAGAGACAATGATCAGGCTGGGTGCGGACGGCGTGCTGATGTCAGGCAGCGGACCCACGGTATTTGGTCTGGTGTCCAAGGAATCCAAAGTTGCCCGCATATATAACGGCCTTCGTGGCTTCTGTAAAGAAGTGTATGCCGTGCGCCTGCTGACTTGA
- the purR gene encoding pur operon repressor — protein MKKLKRSARLVEMTQYLLLRPHHLIPLTTFAERYGAAKSSISEDLSIIKEVFEEEGMGDLLTLAGAAGGVKFIPKVGQSQAQEFIDQLCGMLSDRNRILPGGYLYMSDLLGLPNLMNEAGKLFATVFANQNIDVIMTVETKGIPLAYATGAQLNLPVVLVRRDHQVTEGSAVSINYVSGSHKSLHTMTLSRRALKENSRVLIVDDFMKAGGTIQGMVDLLAEFNATVAGVGVLVESGEVESEQRLLHDYVSLATLTAVDPKEKEILVQPGNYFSRIEAN, from the coding sequence GTGAAAAAATTAAAAAGAAGCGCCAGATTGGTGGAAATGACCCAGTATCTGTTACTCCGCCCCCATCACCTGATTCCGCTAACGACATTTGCTGAACGATATGGAGCTGCGAAGTCATCCATTAGTGAGGACTTGTCCATTATTAAAGAAGTGTTTGAAGAAGAGGGTATGGGAGATCTGCTGACTCTTGCCGGGGCAGCGGGAGGCGTAAAGTTCATTCCTAAAGTGGGACAGTCGCAGGCACAGGAATTCATTGATCAGCTGTGCGGCATGTTATCCGACCGGAATCGCATACTGCCAGGCGGCTATTTGTATATGTCAGACTTGCTGGGTCTTCCGAATCTGATGAACGAAGCCGGGAAGCTGTTCGCTACCGTGTTCGCCAATCAGAATATTGATGTCATTATGACCGTCGAGACGAAGGGCATTCCGCTTGCATATGCCACAGGAGCTCAGCTCAATCTCCCGGTTGTACTGGTACGAAGGGACCATCAGGTAACGGAGGGGTCCGCCGTAAGTATTAACTATGTATCGGGCTCCCATAAGAGTCTGCATACAATGACGTTGTCGCGCCGGGCACTGAAGGAGAATTCCCGCGTTCTGATTGTGGATGATTTCATGAAGGCGGGAGGCACCATTCAAGGCATGGTGGATCTGCTGGCTGAATTCAATGCTACTGTAGCGGGTGTAGGGGTGCTTGTGGAGTCCGGGGAAGTGGAGTCCGAGCAGCGCCTGCTTCATGACTATGTATCCTTAGCCACGTTAACGGCTGTTGATCCTAAGGAGAAAGAAATTCTGGTTCAACCAGGCAATTACTTCAGCAGAATTGAAGCCAACTAG
- the spoVG gene encoding septation regulator SpoVG has protein sequence MQITDVRLRRVSSEGRMKAIASITIDNEFVVHDIRVIDGNNGMFVAMPSKRTPDGEFRDIAHPISSGTREKIQAAVLAEYDRAAVEEEEEEAIVEGA, from the coding sequence ATGCAAATTACGGATGTAAGACTTCGCCGTGTAAGCTCAGAAGGCAGGATGAAAGCAATCGCATCCATTACCATCGACAACGAATTCGTTGTTCATGATATTCGCGTCATCGACGGGAACAATGGAATGTTTGTCGCCATGCCTAGCAAGCGTACGCCGGATGGTGAGTTCCGGGACATCGCTCATCCAATCTCTTCCGGTACCCGCGAGAAGATTCAAGCTGCAGTTCTGGCTGAGTATGATCGTGCTGCGGTTGAGGAAGAGGAAGAAGAAGCCATTGTTGAAGGGGCTTAA
- the glmU gene encoding bifunctional UDP-N-acetylglucosamine diphosphorylase/glucosamine-1-phosphate N-acetyltransferase GlmU, with protein sequence MKRLAIVLAAGQGKRMKSKLYKVLHPVCGKPMVGHVLDTVKKVNCERSIVVVGHGAEAVQSYLGTSAEYVLQAQQLGTGHAVKQAKELLGSEEGTTIVICGDTPLVTPETLEELMKVHQSKGAAATVLSAVMDNPKGYGRIIRREDGAVVQIVEQKDCTPEQDAVKEINTGTYCFDNAKLFAALEKVTNNNAQQEYYLTDVIGIFVGEGEVVSAYVTDDLAESIGVNDRVALSEAEGFMRQRIVKKHMLNGVTIIDPSSTYIGADVVIGSDTVIYPGTTISGNTIIGEQCVIGPITEIADSNLQDGVTVKHSVLHQAEAGSGTTVGPFAYLRPGTKLGQNVKVGDFVEIKNASLDDGSKVSHLSYIGDARVGKNVNIGCGAITVNYDGYNKSITEIEDDAFIGSNVNLIAPVKVGKGAYVVAGSTITQSVSDNDLAIARQRQENKSGYAEKIRARAQAKQQREQD encoded by the coding sequence TTGAAAAGATTAGCAATTGTTCTAGCTGCAGGACAGGGAAAACGCATGAAATCAAAGCTATACAAAGTGCTGCATCCTGTATGTGGCAAACCGATGGTTGGACATGTTCTAGACACCGTGAAAAAAGTCAATTGTGAACGCAGTATCGTGGTCGTAGGTCATGGTGCAGAAGCCGTCCAGTCTTATCTTGGAACATCAGCAGAGTACGTACTGCAGGCACAGCAGCTCGGTACGGGTCATGCTGTGAAGCAGGCCAAGGAACTGCTGGGTAGTGAAGAGGGAACCACTATTGTCATTTGCGGAGATACTCCTCTTGTTACACCAGAGACGCTGGAAGAGCTGATGAAGGTTCACCAAAGCAAGGGCGCAGCCGCCACGGTGCTATCCGCTGTGATGGACAACCCTAAGGGGTATGGACGTATCATTAGACGGGAAGATGGTGCTGTTGTTCAGATCGTTGAACAGAAGGACTGCACGCCGGAGCAGGATGCTGTGAAGGAAATTAATACAGGCACTTATTGTTTTGATAACGCAAAATTATTTGCCGCGCTTGAGAAGGTTACTAATAATAACGCTCAGCAGGAATATTATTTAACGGATGTAATCGGCATTTTTGTAGGGGAAGGTGAGGTTGTTAGCGCTTACGTGACAGATGACCTTGCAGAATCTATTGGCGTAAATGACCGTGTTGCCCTATCCGAAGCTGAAGGCTTCATGCGTCAGCGGATCGTTAAGAAGCATATGTTGAACGGAGTTACGATTATCGACCCAAGCTCGACTTATATCGGAGCTGACGTAGTAATCGGTTCAGATACCGTGATCTACCCGGGAACGACCATTTCCGGAAATACAATAATCGGGGAACAATGTGTAATAGGCCCTATTACAGAGATTGCAGACAGCAATCTTCAAGATGGTGTAACTGTTAAGCATTCCGTCCTCCATCAGGCGGAAGCCGGCAGTGGAACAACGGTCGGACCTTTCGCTTATTTGCGTCCGGGCACCAAGCTGGGGCAGAATGTAAAAGTAGGCGATTTCGTAGAGATCAAGAATGCCTCGCTGGATGACGGTTCCAAAGTATCTCATTTGAGCTATATTGGGGATGCCAGGGTCGGTAAGAATGTAAATATCGGCTGTGGGGCGATTACGGTAAATTATGATGGTTATAATAAGTCAATTACCGAAATCGAAGACGATGCCTTCATTGGCAGCAATGTCAATCTGATTGCACCTGTCAAAGTAGGTAAAGGAGCATATGTGGTTGCAGGCTCCACCATTACACAATCGGTATCAGATAATGATCTGGCCATTGCAAGACAGCGCCAGGAGAACAAATCCGGTTACGCGGAGAAGATCCGGGCCCGTGCACAAGCGAAGCAGCAAAGAGAACAGGATTAG
- a CDS encoding ribose-phosphate diphosphokinase codes for MTYCDSKLKIFTCNSNPKLAHQIADYIGIPMGDSETTSFSDGEIQVKLSESVRGSHVYVVQSTCGPVNDNLMELLVMVDALKRASAKSINVVIPYYGYARQDRKARSRDPITAKLVANLIEKAGAHRVITMDLHAMQIQGFFDIPVDHMLGVPILAQYFRSKQIENPVVVSPDHGGVVRARKLADFLNAPLAIIDKRRPEPNVSEVMNIIGNIEGKTAILVDDIIDTAGTIVLGANALKEGGVKEVYACCTHPVLSGPAMERLENSPLKEVIVTDTIPITHPNPTSKLKVLSVAPLMGEAIIRVHEELSISKLFEIE; via the coding sequence ATGACTTATTGCGATTCCAAACTAAAGATTTTCACATGTAACTCCAACCCTAAGCTTGCCCATCAAATTGCAGATTACATCGGTATTCCCATGGGTGATTCGGAGACAACGAGCTTTAGTGACGGGGAAATTCAAGTGAAGCTGTCCGAAAGTGTCCGCGGTTCTCATGTATATGTTGTTCAATCCACATGTGGACCTGTCAATGATAACCTGATGGAGCTATTGGTCATGGTGGATGCGCTCAAACGGGCTTCTGCCAAGAGCATTAACGTTGTTATTCCTTACTATGGATACGCGCGCCAAGACCGTAAGGCCCGTTCCCGTGACCCGATCACAGCCAAGCTGGTAGCGAACCTGATTGAGAAAGCTGGAGCTCACCGCGTGATTACGATGGACCTGCATGCTATGCAGATTCAGGGATTCTTCGATATCCCTGTGGATCATATGCTGGGAGTTCCGATCCTGGCTCAATATTTCCGCTCCAAGCAAATTGAGAACCCGGTTGTCGTCTCGCCTGACCACGGCGGTGTTGTCAGAGCCCGTAAATTGGCTGACTTCCTGAATGCGCCGCTTGCGATCATCGACAAGCGCCGTCCGGAGCCCAATGTCAGTGAAGTGATGAACATTATCGGGAATATTGAAGGTAAGACCGCTATCCTGGTGGATGATATTATTGATACGGCTGGAACGATCGTGCTGGGTGCGAATGCGCTTAAAGAAGGCGGAGTTAAGGAAGTGTATGCATGCTGTACACATCCGGTTCTATCCGGTCCAGCTATGGAACGACTAGAGAACTCCCCGCTTAAGGAAGTTATCGTAACCGATACGATTCCGATTACACATCCGAATCCTACAAGCAAGCTTAAGGTGTTATCGGTGGCTCCCCTAATGGGTGAAGCCATTATCCGTGTACACGAGGAGTTATCGATCAGCAAACTGTTTGAAATCGAGTAA
- the pth gene encoding aminoacyl-tRNA hydrolase, whose amino-acid sequence MKWIVGLGNPGPNYEKTRHNIGFMALDALAARHGIAIRTNKCKAVIGEGNILGTKVALIKPMTYMNLSGESVRAFMDYYKVPLEDLIVVYDDLDTEIGRNRLRYQGSAGGHNGIKSIIQHTGTQVFNRIRMGISRPQPGYPIVDYVLAPFPKKEAELLQQSIDEAADAIEFALTHTFEQTMAKFNK is encoded by the coding sequence ATGAAATGGATTGTGGGGCTTGGCAACCCAGGCCCAAACTATGAGAAAACAAGACATAATATCGGGTTCATGGCACTGGATGCTTTGGCGGCCAGGCATGGCATTGCCATCAGGACGAACAAGTGCAAAGCGGTCATAGGGGAAGGGAATATCCTGGGGACCAAGGTTGCTCTGATCAAACCGATGACTTATATGAATCTTTCAGGCGAGTCGGTCCGGGCATTCATGGATTATTATAAAGTGCCCTTAGAAGATCTAATTGTGGTCTATGATGATCTGGATACGGAGATTGGACGGAATCGCCTGCGCTATCAGGGAAGCGCGGGAGGCCATAACGGGATCAAGTCCATTATTCAGCACACGGGAACTCAGGTATTCAACCGGATCAGAATGGGCATTTCACGTCCACAGCCCGGGTATCCCATTGTTGATTATGTGCTGGCGCCTTTTCCGAAGAAGGAGGCAGAGCTGCTTCAGCAATCAATAGATGAGGCGGCGGACGCGATTGAATTCGCGCTGACCCACACGTTTGAGCAGACGATGGCTAAGTTCAACAAGTGA
- a CDS encoding anti-sigma-F factor Fin family protein, which produces MAVNYVCRHCRTFIGRIDSELVSESRLGFHFLTPDERRDIIAYDSNGEMTVRVTCDYCREALENHPELTLLSNPLQ; this is translated from the coding sequence ATGGCAGTAAACTATGTATGCCGGCACTGCCGGACCTTTATTGGAAGAATTGACTCTGAGCTTGTATCCGAATCCAGGTTAGGCTTCCATTTCTTGACCCCCGATGAGCGGAGAGATATAATAGCGTATGATTCGAACGGGGAAATGACCGTTAGAGTAACCTGCGACTATTGCAGGGAAGCACTCGAGAATCATCCGGAGCTGACCCTCCTGTCGAACCCGCTTCAGTAG